A single Lactuca sativa cultivar Salinas chromosome 8, Lsat_Salinas_v11, whole genome shotgun sequence DNA region contains:
- the LOC111904399 gene encoding G-type lectin S-receptor-like serine/threonine-protein kinase LECRK3, whose amino-acid sequence MATSRSDHLASYISFVFTIFLTFNIAKAQSNVTRGSSLRPTGATTSWLSPSQLYAFGFYPQTGGYAVGIYIAGIAERTVVWTARRDTLPLSNNSTLTFTTDGRLVIVDQTQDQQISIYSSGSASIASMQDSGNFLLYGSDRRTILWQSFDHPTDTLLVGQRLVPGQDLISCVSETDYSIGIFKLSMQSDGHLVLYPNSGFPNGPTTAYWGSGTFDKGPNVTLNLDSGGFLYLLQNSTFYIMNLTQEGYSTEDAIYRMKIDVDGIFRIYFHNLSSTSHNESVIYEFSTDKCIGRGLCGVNAYCDVMNDAARCRCLPGFDFVKPGSWSSGCKRYYTAETCKIPEGDKGNFSQMTRLPNNTQWEDAAYALPKASNQEECSLACMNDCKCEAALFTPPESCRVQRLPIRYIRVGDSESNVGLIKVYVASVNNGSDPTNYPSDQVRKVRQVKFLVIGVSLVSVAVLVLLLSGVIMWRSHVWAYKKISEHVNVQLFEDVGLRAFSYAELERMTNGFKEELGRGSFGIVYKGIIESHMKMVAVKKLKKELAQEGEREFQTEMKVIGRTYHRNLTRLLGYCCDGPERLLVLEYMTRGSLADVLFHYKESKPCWTERIRIALDIAHGIFYLHEECETPIIHCDIKPQNILMDEYGCAKISDFGLAKLLEHDQTKTSTLIRGTRGYVAPEWHKKLPITVKVDVYSFGIVLFEILCCRRKLDNDLPYEEAILEEWVYECYKANELGKLVNDEDVDRSSLDRMIKIGLWCIQEDPSLRPSMKRVVLMLEGTVKIPIPPKPTSFLSII is encoded by the coding sequence ATGGCGACTTCTCGTTCTGATCATCTAGCCAGCTATATTTCCTTTGTCTTCACCATTTTCCTTACCTTCAATATAGCGAAAGCCCAATCCAACGTAACACGAGGTTCCTCTTTAAGGCCTACAGGTGCGACCACCTCATGGTTGTCGCCATCGCAACTATACGCCTTTGGTTTCTACCCACAGACTGGTGGCTACGCCGTCGGTATTTATATTGCCGGAATTGCAGAAAGAACTGTGGTATGGACGGCTAGACGCGACACCCTTCCACTCTCCAATAATTCTACTTTGACTTTCACAACCGATGGAAGGCTCGTGATCGTGGACCAAACACAAGACCAACAGATCAGTATCTATAGTTCCGGCAGTGCTTCTATTGCTTCCATGCAAGATTCCGGCAACTTTTTGCTCTATGGTTCCGACCGGAGGACGATATTATGGCAAAGCTTTGACCACCCTACTGATACCCTTTTGGTTGGACAGCGTCTTGTACCCGGTCAAGATTTAATTTCTTGTGTCTCGGAGACTGACTACTCCATTGGGATTTTCAAGCTCAGTATGCAATCCGATGGGCACCTTGTCCTATACCCGAATTCAGGGTTTCCAAATGGGCCTACCACTGCATACTGGGGGTCTGGAACCTTCGACAAGGGACCTAACGTGACACTGAATCTTGATTCTGGTGGCTTTCTGTACTTGTTGCAAAATTCAACTTTTTATATCATGAATCTAACGCAAGAAGGCTATTCTACAGAAGATGCAATCTATCGCATGAAAATTGACGTCGACGGCATCTTTCGAATTTATTTTCATAATTTAAGTAGCACGAGCCATAATGAATCAGTCATATATGAATTTTCTACAGACAAGTGTATTGGGCGGGGACTTTGTGGCGTAAACGCGTATTGTGATGTCATGAACGACGCTGCGAGATGCAGATGTTTACCAGGATTTGATTTTGTAAAACCTGGGTCTTGGTCTTCAGGTTGCAAAAGATATTACACAGCAGAAACCTGCAAAATTCCTGAAGGAGATAAAGGTAACTTTTCTCAGATGACAAGGTTGCCTAATAATACGCAATGGGAAGATGCGGCATATGCTCTCCCAAAAGCATCAAACCAAGAAGAGTGTTCACTTGCTTGTATGAATGACTGCAAATGCGAGGCGGCGCTGTTCACACCACCTGAGAGTTGCAGGGTGCAGAGGCTCCCTATAAGATACATTCGAGTAGGAGATAGTGAGTCAAATGTCGGATTGATTAAAGTATACGTGGCTTCTGTAAATAACGGATCGGATCCAACTAATTATCCATCAGACCAGGTCAGGAAAGTGCGACAAGTGAAATTCTTGGTTATAGGGGTTTCACTTGTCTCAGTTGCAGTACTCGTTTTGCTACTTTCTGGAGTAATCATGTGGAGATCTCACGTTTGGGCATACAAAAAGATTTCTGAGCATGTAAATGTTCAATTGTTCGAGGATGTTGGGCTCCGGGCATTTTCATATGCAGAGCTAGAGAGAATGACAAATGGTTTTAAAGAAGAATTGGGTAGAGGATCATTTGGAATAGTGTACAAAGGAATAATAGAGAGCCACATGAAGATGGTGgctgtgaagaaattgaagaaaGAGTTGGCACAAGAAGGGGAAAGAGAGTTTCAAACTGAAATGAAAGTGATTGGGAGAACTTATCATCGTAATCTAACAAGGCTGCTAGGTTATTGCTGTGATGGTCCCGAAAGGCTCCTCGTTTTGGAGTACATGACCAGAGGATCACTTGCGGATGTATTATTTCATTACAAAGAAAGCAAGCCATGTTGGACAGAGAGAATTAGGATTGCTTTAGACATTGCCCATGGCATCTTCTACTTACATGAAGAATGTGAAACACCCATAATTCACTGTGATATCAAGCCTCAAAATATCCTCATGGACGAGTATGGATGTGCCAAGATTTCCGACTTTGGATTGGCAAAACTACTCGAACATGACCAAACTAAAACATCCACCTTGATAAGAGGAACAAGGGGTTATGTTGCGCCTGAATGGCACAAGAAGCTCCCCATAACAGTTAAAGTGGATGTGTATAGTTTTGGAATTGTTCTTTTCGAGATTTTATGTTGTCGAAGGAAGCTTGACAACGACCTTCCTTATGAGGAAGCTATTCTCGAAGAATGGGTCTACGAATGTTATAAAGCAAATGAATTAGGAAAACTAGTTAATGATGAGGATGTAGATAGAAGCTCACTAGACCGGATGATCAAGATAGGCCTTTGGTGCATTCAAGAGGATCCGTCCCTCCGCCCCTCTATGAAGAGAGTGGTGTTGATGCTTGAAGGGACTGTCAAAATCCCAATACCTCCCAAACCTACTTCATTCTTGAGTATCATTTAG